A window of the Branchiostoma lanceolatum isolate klBraLanc5 chromosome 13, klBraLanc5.hap2, whole genome shotgun sequence genome harbors these coding sequences:
- the LOC136446935 gene encoding isocitrate dehydrogenase [NADP] cytoplasmic-like: MGKIKTGAIVEVKGDEMTRVIWELIKDKLIFPFLDIELHTFDLSVEERDRTNDQITIDCANAIKQHSVGVKCATITPDEKRVEEFNLKKMWRSPNGTIRNILGGTVFREAIICKNIPRLVTGWTKPIVIGRHAFGDQYKATDFVVPGAGKLEITYTPENGGEAQKYTVFDFKDGGGVALGMYNTDASIRDFAHSCMTFALQKKWPLYMSTKNTILKKYDGRFKDIFQEIYEQKYKPQFVEAGIWYEHRLIDDMVAYAMKSEGGFVWACKNYDGDVQSDSVAQGYGSLGMMTSVLICPDGKTVESEAAHGTVTRHYRMHQQGKETSTNPIASIFAWTRGLLHRAKLDGNEELKTFATSLEETCIETIEGGKMTKDLAICVKGLANVTRADYLNTFEFLDALAENLQKKLAPQ, encoded by the exons atgGGAAAGATCAAGACCGGAGCAATTgtggaggtcaaaggtgacgAGATGACCCGGGTCATCTGGGAACTCATCAAGGACAAACTGATCTTCCCGTTTTTGGACATCGAGCTCCACACCTTTGACCTTTCTGTCGAAGAGCGGGATCGCACAAACGACCAGATCACGATAGACTGCGCAAACGCTATAAAGCAGCACAGCGTAGGAGTCAAGTGTGCTACCATCACTCCAGATGAAAAAAGA GTAGAGGAGTTCAACCTGAAGAAGATGTGGAGATCACCCAATGGCACGATCCGTAACATCCTGGGCGGAACAGTGTTCCGTGAGGCCATCATCTGCAAGAACATTCCCCGGTTGGTCACTGGCTGGACAAAACCTATTGTGATTGGTCGCCATGCTTTCGGAGATCAG TACAAGGCAACCGACTTTGTGGTACCAGGGGCAGGTAAACTGGAGATCACGTACACACCTGAGAACGGGGGAGAGGCACAGAAGTACACCGTCTTCGACTTCAAAG ATGGGGGCGGGGTGGCGCTGGGCATGTACAACACGGACGCCTCCATCAGGGACTTCGCCCACAGCTGCATGACCTTTGCCCTACAGAAGAAGTGGCCCCTCTACATGTCCACCAAGAACACCATCCTCAAGAAGTACGATGGAAGGTTCAAGGACATCTTCCAGGAGATCTACGAACAG AAGTACAAGCCGCAGTTTGTGGAGGCAGGGATCTGGTATGAACATCGGCTGATTGACGACATGGTGGCGTATGCCATGAAGTCGGAGGGGGGCTTCGTCTGGGCCTGTAAGAACTACGATGGGGACGTGCAGTCTGACTCTGTCGCACAGG GCTATGGTTCCCTGGGGATGATGACCAGCGTGCTGATCTGTCCGGACGGGAAGACGGTGGAGTCCGAGGCCGCTCACGGCACCGTAACTCGACACTACAGGATGCACCAGCAGGGCAAGGAGACATCCACAAACCCCATTG CCTCCATCTTTGCGTGGACCCGAGGTCTTCTCCATCGCGCCAAGCTGGACGGTAACGAGGAACTGAAAACCTTTGCCACCAGTCTGGAGGAGACGTGCATCGAGACCATCGAGGGGGGGAAGATGACTAAGGACTTGGCCATCTGCGTCAAGGGTCTTGCCAA TGTGACCCGTGCAGACTATCTCAACACCTTCGAGTTCCTGGATGCCCTGGCTGAGAACCTGCAGAAGAAGCTCGCACCACAATGA
- the LOC136446930 gene encoding NK-tumor recognition protein-like isoform X2 — MASVGRNRRKDSGILTKKNTQEKGKTTGRMASTIMETDDKSSDSEEEEQEKEVGRVTRGKLNKSCNKMAELKNKMKKKIKEKKIEISDPRSRIYSGNSSFVRKKLSSLKTNNRELASTLAASRHGVRKLQNQNLGLQRENHALAERVITLQGRVRELQAALRHKKDNEQEYKRKMLNVQSVLQKVSTSLLGTVEHIGSAMEVCHPALRDSGWRISSLSAGVSASDDSDGSLAPQPRLSVLGPGPARVPLPAGKRQSLAPPGNRASMRLSVSVPPPLLSTEPQESSVQQATPRDSIADLESAPILFTDEGTETDKQSTTDIAEPDNPACIAADIPDKPVDSSGQNTTKQVHKKGDKRATFVQPQNTSRQPAVPVTEDRRNSTLDMPPPVKVPSKSSSGQNRRGTYTVPSLVPVSVVVNKLPCDARRGTYTVSATVEAPPEVPEKRASLMDLVAEHKRKSRDATGQESCLSKSQESAVDPPAVTDPTDDTYTEQDMDLTVVPATVISTEETAQAMEDASQETNTGRPADKDAKKNAVPKKGKTSQKDLNQSGCKPVRRVKKKKTSKLPTFVKSTKTTAERREEVGKDRDEIVDEERKTQEVPMQETSEGFSENADVAKSSQESETELEEFDADDTTYPKPVWALQQGQQVIPENSVPRRVSSLADDSDDNFVNKRGKKAARRIVSTDSESEIDRDMIAGLVSSENESRPDFAMKKKKQKGVTERNVKVSTKMTKKGLVVQSTSTKTSAKDVEDTTAASGQEKRGRESDSVFDLSSGDMFSEPSPLTLKPVVSREHTSQDDDHKQGHSRVGKPKKQGKSKKKVGSANKKKQDVLVTESESSDEEDEEENYARRGKTSKNRKDIPMIPETPGSLQEDDVRQQHVTGRRDTNRQSDEGHIARPRRRATTAVKYFTSDSESEDDCWQGRKSRQPRSTRRSSNYSLSEEEENTGTRMPLRRTPQRLLQSAEKGPLAARQGRVYRDSSDTDATTPHVEKASSKRRAFQDVGNTPQGHSDTAGTKTKVTPQTGPKNQKKRPFSSVGSCDEAPDVEQSHAVQNENAEDQSAGGAKRARRSRQQVSYKEPTLNSKLRRGDPMTIKFGDWSPQHQKNKHKTGKKFSK, encoded by the exons atggcgtcggttGGAAGGAACCGTCGGAAAGATTCCGGAATTTTAACCAAAAAG aATACACAGGAAAAAGGCAAGACAACAGGAAGGATGGCATCCACCATCATGGAAACTGACGACAAATCTTCAGACTCAGAGGAAGAAGAGCAAGAGAAGGAAGTGGGCAGGGTCACTCGTGGGAAACTCAACAAGTCCTGCAACAAGATGGCTGagctgaaaaacaaaatgaagaagaaaatcaaaGAGAAGAAGATAGAAATCTCAGATCCCAGGTCCAGGATTTACAGTG gaAATTCATCCTTTGTCAGAAAGAAGCTATCTTCTCTGAAAACCAACAACAGGGAGCTGGCTAGTACTCTGGCTGCCAGCAGACATGGTGTGCGGAAACTTCAG AACCAGAACCTGGGCTTACAGCGAGAGAACCACGCCCTGGCTGAACGAGTTATCACATTACAGGGGAGGGTACGGGAACTCCAGGCTGCCCTCAGGCACAAGAAGGACAATGAACAGGAGTACAAG CGGAAAATGTTGAACGTCCAGAGCGTGCTGCAGAAGGTGAGCACCAGCCTGTTGGGGACGGTGGAGCACATCGGGTCCGCCATGGAGGTGTGTCACCCCGCGCTGCGCGACAGCGGCTGGCGAATCTCCTCCCTCTCCGCTGGTGTGTCTGCCTCCGACGACTCTGACGGATCCCTTGCTCCGCAGCCGAGGCTGAGTGTTCT TGGACCAGGGCCAGCCCGCGTTCCCCTCCCAGCTGGGAAAAGACAAAGTCTGGCACCACCTGGAAATAGAGCGTCCATGAGACTTTCTGTGTCAGTTCCTCCTCCCCTTCTTTCAACTGAACCCCAGGAGTCCTCGGTACAGCAGGCCACTCCGAGGGACAGCATCGCTGATTTGGAGAGTGCTCCGATCCTCTTCACTGATGAGGGCACAGAGACAG ATAAACAAAGTACTACAGACATTGCTGAACCTGACAACCCTGCCTGTATTGCTGCTGACATCCCTGATAAGCCGGTGGATTCTTCAggtcaaaatacaacaaaacaag TGCATAAGAAGGGTGACAAGAGGGCAACTTTTGTGCAACCCCAAAATACCTCCAGACAACCTGCAGTACCGGTAACAGAAGACAGGAGGAATAGCACGTTAGATATGCCTCCTCCAGTTAAAGTGCCCAGTAAAAGTTCCTCGGGACAAAACCGACGAGGAACGTACACTGTTCCCTCCCTCGTACCTGTGTCTGTTGTTGTGAATAAGTTACCCTGTGATGCGAGGAGAGGTACATACACTGTGTCAGCTACAGTAGAAG CCCCTCCAGAAGTTCCAGAGAAACGTGCAAGCCTGATGGACTTGGTGGCAGAGCACAAGCGGAAATCCCGGGATGCAACGGGACAGGAAAGCTGCCTTTCAAAGAGCCAGGAGTCAGCAGTTGACCCGCCAGCAGTAACTGACCCGACAGACGACACATACACCGAGCAGGACATGGACCTGACTGTAGTGCCTGCTACTGTCATCAGCACTGAGGAGACTGCACAG GCCATGGAAGATGCATCTCAAGAGACAAATACTGGAAGACCGGCTGACAAGGATGCAAAgaagaatgcagtcccaaagaaaggaaaaacaagtcAGAAGGATCTGAACCAGTCCGGGTGCAAGCCTGTGAGAagagtgaagaaaaagaaaaccagCAAACTGCCGACGTTTGTTAAGTCAACAAAAACCACAGCAGAAAGAAGAGAGGAAGTTGGAAAGGACAGAGATGAGATCGTGgatgaagaaaggaaaactCAGGAAGTTCCAATGCAGGAGACATCAGAGGGATTCTCAGAAAATGCTGATGTTGCAAAATCTTCTCAGGAAAGTGAGACTGAGTTGGAAGAGTTTGATGCAGATGATACCACTTACCCCAAACCAGTGTGGGCCCTCCAACAGGGACAACAGGTCATCCCAGAAAACAGTGTGCCCAGACGCGTATCTTCCCTTGCTGACGACTCCGACGACAATTTTGTGAACAAGAGAGGCAAAAAGGCagcacggagaattgtgtcaaCAGACAGCGAGAGTGAAATCGACAGGGACATGATCGCCGGACTCGTATCATCCGAGAACGAATCTCGCCCAGACTTTGctatgaagaaaaagaagcaaaaaGGTGTGACAGAAAGAAATGTCAAAGTTTCCACAAAAATGACCAAGAAGGGGTTGGTTGTGCAGAGCACTAGCACTAAGACTTCTGCAAAGGATGTGGAAGATACAACAGCAGCTAGTGGCCAGGAGAAAAGGGGACGAGAGAGTGACTCTGTGTTTGATCTCTCCTCCGGTGACATGTTCAGTGAACCATCCCCACTCACACTAAAACCTGTAGTGTCTAGGGAGCATACATCACAAGACGATGACCACAAACAGGGACACTCACGTGTAGGAAAGCCTAAAAAGCAGGGGAAGTCAAAGAAAAAAGTCGGTTCTGCAAATAAGAAAAAGCAAGATGTCCTGGTGACGGAGTCAGAGTCCTCTgatgaggaagatgaagaagaaaattacGCAAGAAGAGGGAAGACATCAAAGAATCGTAAAGATATTCCTATGATTCCAGAAACCCCTGGCAGCTTGCAGGAAGATGATGTGAGACAGCAGCATGTGACTGGAAGAAGggatacaaacagacaaagtgATGAAGGACATATAGCCAGACCCAGAAGAAGGGCAACGACAGCCGTGAAGTATTTTACAAGCGACTCAGAATCAGAGGATGATTGCTGGCAGGGCAGAAAGTCCAGACAACCAAGGTCTACCAGAAGGAGCAGTAACTATTCCCTCTCGGAGGAGGAGGAAAACACAGGCACACGGATGCCTCTGCGACGGACACCCCAGAGGTTGCTTCAGAGTGCTGAGAAGGGGCCTCTGGCAGCCAGACAGGGTAGGGTGTACCGCGATTCCTCGGACACCGATGCGACAACACCGCACGTGGAGAAAGCTTCGTCCAAGAGACGGGCGTTCCAAGATGTGGGCAACACTCCACAGGGACACAGTGACACTGCAGGCACTAAAACCAAAGTCACTCCACAAACAGGACCCAAGAATCAGAAGAAGAGACCCTTTTCTTCTGTGGGTAGTTGCGATGAAGCTCCGGATGTGGAGCAAAGTCACGCCGTGCAGAACGAAAATGCTGAAGACCAGTCGGCTGGAGGGGCAAAGAGGGCTCGTAGGTCTCGTCAACAAGTCAGTTACAAAGAGCCGACCCTCAACAg CAAGCTGAGACGAGGTGACCCCATGACTATCAAGTTTGGAGACTGGTCCCCTCAGCACCAGAAGAACAAGCACAAGACAGGG aAAAAATTCAGCAAATGA
- the LOC136446930 gene encoding myosin-9-like isoform X3, giving the protein MASVGRNRRKDSGILTKKNTQEKGKTTGRMASTIMETDDKSSDSEEEEQEKEVGRVTRGKLNKSCNKMAELKNKMKKKIKEKKIEISDPRSRIYSGNSSFVRKKLSSLKTNNRELASTLAASRHGVRKLQNQNLGLQRENHALAERVITLQGRVRELQAALRHKKDNEQEYKRKMLNVQSVLQKVSTSLLGTVEHIGSAMEVCHPALRDSGWRISSLSAGVSASDDSDGSLAPQPRLSVLGPGPARVPLPAGKRQSLAPPGNRASMRLSVSVPPPLLSTEPQESSVQQATPRDSIADLESAPILFTDEGTETDKQSTTDIAEPDNPACIAADIPDKPVDSSGQNTTKQAPPEVPEKRASLMDLVAEHKRKSRDATGQESCLSKSQESAVDPPAVTDPTDDTYTEQDMDLTVVPATVISTEETAQVDKAMEDASQETNTGRPADKDAKKNAVPKKGKTSQKDLNQSGCKPVRRVKKKKTSKLPTFVKSTKTTAERREEVGKDRDEIVDEERKTQEVPMQETSEGFSENADVAKSSQESETELEEFDADDTTYPKPVWALQQGQQVIPENSVPRRVSSLADDSDDNFVNKRGKKAARRIVSTDSESEIDRDMIAGLVSSENESRPDFAMKKKKQKGVTERNVKVSTKMTKKGLVVQSTSTKTSAKDVEDTTAASGQEKRGRESDSVFDLSSGDMFSEPSPLTLKPVVSREHTSQDDDHKQGHSRVGKPKKQGKSKKKVGSANKKKQDVLVTESESSDEEDEEENYARRGKTSKNRKDIPMIPETPGSLQEDDVRQQHVTGRRDTNRQSDEGHIARPRRRATTAVKYFTSDSESEDDCWQGRKSRQPRSTRRSSNYSLSEEEENTGTRMPLRRTPQRLLQSAEKGPLAARQGRVYRDSSDTDATTPHVEKASSKRRAFQDVGNTPQGHSDTAGTKTKVTPQTGPKNQKKRPFSSVGSCDEAPDVEQSHAVQNENAEDQSAGGAKRARRSRQQVSYKEPTLNSKLRRGDPMTIKFGDWSPQHQKNKHKTGKKFSK; this is encoded by the exons atggcgtcggttGGAAGGAACCGTCGGAAAGATTCCGGAATTTTAACCAAAAAG aATACACAGGAAAAAGGCAAGACAACAGGAAGGATGGCATCCACCATCATGGAAACTGACGACAAATCTTCAGACTCAGAGGAAGAAGAGCAAGAGAAGGAAGTGGGCAGGGTCACTCGTGGGAAACTCAACAAGTCCTGCAACAAGATGGCTGagctgaaaaacaaaatgaagaagaaaatcaaaGAGAAGAAGATAGAAATCTCAGATCCCAGGTCCAGGATTTACAGTG gaAATTCATCCTTTGTCAGAAAGAAGCTATCTTCTCTGAAAACCAACAACAGGGAGCTGGCTAGTACTCTGGCTGCCAGCAGACATGGTGTGCGGAAACTTCAG AACCAGAACCTGGGCTTACAGCGAGAGAACCACGCCCTGGCTGAACGAGTTATCACATTACAGGGGAGGGTACGGGAACTCCAGGCTGCCCTCAGGCACAAGAAGGACAATGAACAGGAGTACAAG CGGAAAATGTTGAACGTCCAGAGCGTGCTGCAGAAGGTGAGCACCAGCCTGTTGGGGACGGTGGAGCACATCGGGTCCGCCATGGAGGTGTGTCACCCCGCGCTGCGCGACAGCGGCTGGCGAATCTCCTCCCTCTCCGCTGGTGTGTCTGCCTCCGACGACTCTGACGGATCCCTTGCTCCGCAGCCGAGGCTGAGTGTTCT TGGACCAGGGCCAGCCCGCGTTCCCCTCCCAGCTGGGAAAAGACAAAGTCTGGCACCACCTGGAAATAGAGCGTCCATGAGACTTTCTGTGTCAGTTCCTCCTCCCCTTCTTTCAACTGAACCCCAGGAGTCCTCGGTACAGCAGGCCACTCCGAGGGACAGCATCGCTGATTTGGAGAGTGCTCCGATCCTCTTCACTGATGAGGGCACAGAGACAG ATAAACAAAGTACTACAGACATTGCTGAACCTGACAACCCTGCCTGTATTGCTGCTGACATCCCTGATAAGCCGGTGGATTCTTCAggtcaaaatacaacaaaacaag CCCCTCCAGAAGTTCCAGAGAAACGTGCAAGCCTGATGGACTTGGTGGCAGAGCACAAGCGGAAATCCCGGGATGCAACGGGACAGGAAAGCTGCCTTTCAAAGAGCCAGGAGTCAGCAGTTGACCCGCCAGCAGTAACTGACCCGACAGACGACACATACACCGAGCAGGACATGGACCTGACTGTAGTGCCTGCTACTGTCATCAGCACTGAGGAGACTGCACAGGTAGATAAG GCCATGGAAGATGCATCTCAAGAGACAAATACTGGAAGACCGGCTGACAAGGATGCAAAgaagaatgcagtcccaaagaaaggaaaaacaagtcAGAAGGATCTGAACCAGTCCGGGTGCAAGCCTGTGAGAagagtgaagaaaaagaaaaccagCAAACTGCCGACGTTTGTTAAGTCAACAAAAACCACAGCAGAAAGAAGAGAGGAAGTTGGAAAGGACAGAGATGAGATCGTGgatgaagaaaggaaaactCAGGAAGTTCCAATGCAGGAGACATCAGAGGGATTCTCAGAAAATGCTGATGTTGCAAAATCTTCTCAGGAAAGTGAGACTGAGTTGGAAGAGTTTGATGCAGATGATACCACTTACCCCAAACCAGTGTGGGCCCTCCAACAGGGACAACAGGTCATCCCAGAAAACAGTGTGCCCAGACGCGTATCTTCCCTTGCTGACGACTCCGACGACAATTTTGTGAACAAGAGAGGCAAAAAGGCagcacggagaattgtgtcaaCAGACAGCGAGAGTGAAATCGACAGGGACATGATCGCCGGACTCGTATCATCCGAGAACGAATCTCGCCCAGACTTTGctatgaagaaaaagaagcaaaaaGGTGTGACAGAAAGAAATGTCAAAGTTTCCACAAAAATGACCAAGAAGGGGTTGGTTGTGCAGAGCACTAGCACTAAGACTTCTGCAAAGGATGTGGAAGATACAACAGCAGCTAGTGGCCAGGAGAAAAGGGGACGAGAGAGTGACTCTGTGTTTGATCTCTCCTCCGGTGACATGTTCAGTGAACCATCCCCACTCACACTAAAACCTGTAGTGTCTAGGGAGCATACATCACAAGACGATGACCACAAACAGGGACACTCACGTGTAGGAAAGCCTAAAAAGCAGGGGAAGTCAAAGAAAAAAGTCGGTTCTGCAAATAAGAAAAAGCAAGATGTCCTGGTGACGGAGTCAGAGTCCTCTgatgaggaagatgaagaagaaaattacGCAAGAAGAGGGAAGACATCAAAGAATCGTAAAGATATTCCTATGATTCCAGAAACCCCTGGCAGCTTGCAGGAAGATGATGTGAGACAGCAGCATGTGACTGGAAGAAGggatacaaacagacaaagtgATGAAGGACATATAGCCAGACCCAGAAGAAGGGCAACGACAGCCGTGAAGTATTTTACAAGCGACTCAGAATCAGAGGATGATTGCTGGCAGGGCAGAAAGTCCAGACAACCAAGGTCTACCAGAAGGAGCAGTAACTATTCCCTCTCGGAGGAGGAGGAAAACACAGGCACACGGATGCCTCTGCGACGGACACCCCAGAGGTTGCTTCAGAGTGCTGAGAAGGGGCCTCTGGCAGCCAGACAGGGTAGGGTGTACCGCGATTCCTCGGACACCGATGCGACAACACCGCACGTGGAGAAAGCTTCGTCCAAGAGACGGGCGTTCCAAGATGTGGGCAACACTCCACAGGGACACAGTGACACTGCAGGCACTAAAACCAAAGTCACTCCACAAACAGGACCCAAGAATCAGAAGAAGAGACCCTTTTCTTCTGTGGGTAGTTGCGATGAAGCTCCGGATGTGGAGCAAAGTCACGCCGTGCAGAACGAAAATGCTGAAGACCAGTCGGCTGGAGGGGCAAAGAGGGCTCGTAGGTCTCGTCAACAAGTCAGTTACAAAGAGCCGACCCTCAACAg CAAGCTGAGACGAGGTGACCCCATGACTATCAAGTTTGGAGACTGGTCCCCTCAGCACCAGAAGAACAAGCACAAGACAGGG aAAAAATTCAGCAAATGA
- the LOC136446930 gene encoding NK-tumor recognition protein-like isoform X1 produces the protein MASVGRNRRKDSGILTKKNTQEKGKTTGRMASTIMETDDKSSDSEEEEQEKEVGRVTRGKLNKSCNKMAELKNKMKKKIKEKKIEISDPRSRIYSGNSSFVRKKLSSLKTNNRELASTLAASRHGVRKLQNQNLGLQRENHALAERVITLQGRVRELQAALRHKKDNEQEYKRKMLNVQSVLQKVSTSLLGTVEHIGSAMEVCHPALRDSGWRISSLSAGVSASDDSDGSLAPQPRLSVLGPGPARVPLPAGKRQSLAPPGNRASMRLSVSVPPPLLSTEPQESSVQQATPRDSIADLESAPILFTDEGTETDKQSTTDIAEPDNPACIAADIPDKPVDSSGQNTTKQVHKKGDKRATFVQPQNTSRQPAVPVTEDRRNSTLDMPPPVKVPSKSSSGQNRRGTYTVPSLVPVSVVVNKLPCDARRGTYTVSATVEAPPEVPEKRASLMDLVAEHKRKSRDATGQESCLSKSQESAVDPPAVTDPTDDTYTEQDMDLTVVPATVISTEETAQVDKAMEDASQETNTGRPADKDAKKNAVPKKGKTSQKDLNQSGCKPVRRVKKKKTSKLPTFVKSTKTTAERREEVGKDRDEIVDEERKTQEVPMQETSEGFSENADVAKSSQESETELEEFDADDTTYPKPVWALQQGQQVIPENSVPRRVSSLADDSDDNFVNKRGKKAARRIVSTDSESEIDRDMIAGLVSSENESRPDFAMKKKKQKGVTERNVKVSTKMTKKGLVVQSTSTKTSAKDVEDTTAASGQEKRGRESDSVFDLSSGDMFSEPSPLTLKPVVSREHTSQDDDHKQGHSRVGKPKKQGKSKKKVGSANKKKQDVLVTESESSDEEDEEENYARRGKTSKNRKDIPMIPETPGSLQEDDVRQQHVTGRRDTNRQSDEGHIARPRRRATTAVKYFTSDSESEDDCWQGRKSRQPRSTRRSSNYSLSEEEENTGTRMPLRRTPQRLLQSAEKGPLAARQGRVYRDSSDTDATTPHVEKASSKRRAFQDVGNTPQGHSDTAGTKTKVTPQTGPKNQKKRPFSSVGSCDEAPDVEQSHAVQNENAEDQSAGGAKRARRSRQQVSYKEPTLNSKLRRGDPMTIKFGDWSPQHQKNKHKTGKKFSK, from the exons atggcgtcggttGGAAGGAACCGTCGGAAAGATTCCGGAATTTTAACCAAAAAG aATACACAGGAAAAAGGCAAGACAACAGGAAGGATGGCATCCACCATCATGGAAACTGACGACAAATCTTCAGACTCAGAGGAAGAAGAGCAAGAGAAGGAAGTGGGCAGGGTCACTCGTGGGAAACTCAACAAGTCCTGCAACAAGATGGCTGagctgaaaaacaaaatgaagaagaaaatcaaaGAGAAGAAGATAGAAATCTCAGATCCCAGGTCCAGGATTTACAGTG gaAATTCATCCTTTGTCAGAAAGAAGCTATCTTCTCTGAAAACCAACAACAGGGAGCTGGCTAGTACTCTGGCTGCCAGCAGACATGGTGTGCGGAAACTTCAG AACCAGAACCTGGGCTTACAGCGAGAGAACCACGCCCTGGCTGAACGAGTTATCACATTACAGGGGAGGGTACGGGAACTCCAGGCTGCCCTCAGGCACAAGAAGGACAATGAACAGGAGTACAAG CGGAAAATGTTGAACGTCCAGAGCGTGCTGCAGAAGGTGAGCACCAGCCTGTTGGGGACGGTGGAGCACATCGGGTCCGCCATGGAGGTGTGTCACCCCGCGCTGCGCGACAGCGGCTGGCGAATCTCCTCCCTCTCCGCTGGTGTGTCTGCCTCCGACGACTCTGACGGATCCCTTGCTCCGCAGCCGAGGCTGAGTGTTCT TGGACCAGGGCCAGCCCGCGTTCCCCTCCCAGCTGGGAAAAGACAAAGTCTGGCACCACCTGGAAATAGAGCGTCCATGAGACTTTCTGTGTCAGTTCCTCCTCCCCTTCTTTCAACTGAACCCCAGGAGTCCTCGGTACAGCAGGCCACTCCGAGGGACAGCATCGCTGATTTGGAGAGTGCTCCGATCCTCTTCACTGATGAGGGCACAGAGACAG ATAAACAAAGTACTACAGACATTGCTGAACCTGACAACCCTGCCTGTATTGCTGCTGACATCCCTGATAAGCCGGTGGATTCTTCAggtcaaaatacaacaaaacaag TGCATAAGAAGGGTGACAAGAGGGCAACTTTTGTGCAACCCCAAAATACCTCCAGACAACCTGCAGTACCGGTAACAGAAGACAGGAGGAATAGCACGTTAGATATGCCTCCTCCAGTTAAAGTGCCCAGTAAAAGTTCCTCGGGACAAAACCGACGAGGAACGTACACTGTTCCCTCCCTCGTACCTGTGTCTGTTGTTGTGAATAAGTTACCCTGTGATGCGAGGAGAGGTACATACACTGTGTCAGCTACAGTAGAAG CCCCTCCAGAAGTTCCAGAGAAACGTGCAAGCCTGATGGACTTGGTGGCAGAGCACAAGCGGAAATCCCGGGATGCAACGGGACAGGAAAGCTGCCTTTCAAAGAGCCAGGAGTCAGCAGTTGACCCGCCAGCAGTAACTGACCCGACAGACGACACATACACCGAGCAGGACATGGACCTGACTGTAGTGCCTGCTACTGTCATCAGCACTGAGGAGACTGCACAGGTAGATAAG GCCATGGAAGATGCATCTCAAGAGACAAATACTGGAAGACCGGCTGACAAGGATGCAAAgaagaatgcagtcccaaagaaaggaaaaacaagtcAGAAGGATCTGAACCAGTCCGGGTGCAAGCCTGTGAGAagagtgaagaaaaagaaaaccagCAAACTGCCGACGTTTGTTAAGTCAACAAAAACCACAGCAGAAAGAAGAGAGGAAGTTGGAAAGGACAGAGATGAGATCGTGgatgaagaaaggaaaactCAGGAAGTTCCAATGCAGGAGACATCAGAGGGATTCTCAGAAAATGCTGATGTTGCAAAATCTTCTCAGGAAAGTGAGACTGAGTTGGAAGAGTTTGATGCAGATGATACCACTTACCCCAAACCAGTGTGGGCCCTCCAACAGGGACAACAGGTCATCCCAGAAAACAGTGTGCCCAGACGCGTATCTTCCCTTGCTGACGACTCCGACGACAATTTTGTGAACAAGAGAGGCAAAAAGGCagcacggagaattgtgtcaaCAGACAGCGAGAGTGAAATCGACAGGGACATGATCGCCGGACTCGTATCATCCGAGAACGAATCTCGCCCAGACTTTGctatgaagaaaaagaagcaaaaaGGTGTGACAGAAAGAAATGTCAAAGTTTCCACAAAAATGACCAAGAAGGGGTTGGTTGTGCAGAGCACTAGCACTAAGACTTCTGCAAAGGATGTGGAAGATACAACAGCAGCTAGTGGCCAGGAGAAAAGGGGACGAGAGAGTGACTCTGTGTTTGATCTCTCCTCCGGTGACATGTTCAGTGAACCATCCCCACTCACACTAAAACCTGTAGTGTCTAGGGAGCATACATCACAAGACGATGACCACAAACAGGGACACTCACGTGTAGGAAAGCCTAAAAAGCAGGGGAAGTCAAAGAAAAAAGTCGGTTCTGCAAATAAGAAAAAGCAAGATGTCCTGGTGACGGAGTCAGAGTCCTCTgatgaggaagatgaagaagaaaattacGCAAGAAGAGGGAAGACATCAAAGAATCGTAAAGATATTCCTATGATTCCAGAAACCCCTGGCAGCTTGCAGGAAGATGATGTGAGACAGCAGCATGTGACTGGAAGAAGggatacaaacagacaaagtgATGAAGGACATATAGCCAGACCCAGAAGAAGGGCAACGACAGCCGTGAAGTATTTTACAAGCGACTCAGAATCAGAGGATGATTGCTGGCAGGGCAGAAAGTCCAGACAACCAAGGTCTACCAGAAGGAGCAGTAACTATTCCCTCTCGGAGGAGGAGGAAAACACAGGCACACGGATGCCTCTGCGACGGACACCCCAGAGGTTGCTTCAGAGTGCTGAGAAGGGGCCTCTGGCAGCCAGACAGGGTAGGGTGTACCGCGATTCCTCGGACACCGATGCGACAACACCGCACGTGGAGAAAGCTTCGTCCAAGAGACGGGCGTTCCAAGATGTGGGCAACACTCCACAGGGACACAGTGACACTGCAGGCACTAAAACCAAAGTCACTCCACAAACAGGACCCAAGAATCAGAAGAAGAGACCCTTTTCTTCTGTGGGTAGTTGCGATGAAGCTCCGGATGTGGAGCAAAGTCACGCCGTGCAGAACGAAAATGCTGAAGACCAGTCGGCTGGAGGGGCAAAGAGGGCTCGTAGGTCTCGTCAACAAGTCAGTTACAAAGAGCCGACCCTCAACAg CAAGCTGAGACGAGGTGACCCCATGACTATCAAGTTTGGAGACTGGTCCCCTCAGCACCAGAAGAACAAGCACAAGACAGGG aAAAAATTCAGCAAATGA